In Sciurus carolinensis chromosome 16, mSciCar1.2, whole genome shotgun sequence, the genomic window TCTCCTCATGCCCGACATGCAGTATGCCCAAGTCTAGACTACCCCCTCAGACCCACCTACTTCTGGGTCACTGTGCCCCACGGAAGATTCCAGCTCCCCCGTCAGCCCCACCTGGACAGCCCAAGGGTCTCCAGATCAGCCTCCTTGCatcccctcctgctccctctcctgTTGAGGCCAGAGTGGAACTCTCCGTTTACTTTttttgctgggaatcaaaccagggcctcctgCGCATGCCAGGCACGGAATGGATCTCTAAATCCCACGTCTGGTCATGCCCAGGCAGGTGCTCTCGAGAAGGCTCTCATCAGAACGTGCAGCACAGTGCATTCTGGCCCAGGTGTCCGGGGCAGGCTGAGTAAGACTCAGGAGGTTCCCTAGTATCTCTGAGCCTTAGTCTCCTCACCTTAGGACGGAAATAAGACCTCTCTGATGACTGCAGAGGTAACGTGCCTGGCAGTCTCAGGAGGCATGGCGAgagcctggggatatagctcggggTCAGGGGGCTTGCCTGTCATGCAGAGGGCTtggggttccatcccagcacaaGAAACATCAGAAGGAAAAACAGTGGCAGCTCTTAGAGCCAGCACCACGTGAGGCCTCAGGTAAGGACCTTTCACACTGCACCCCACCTGGCGGCTCGGCCTAGGAGGAAGTTAACAGGTTGACCCCACTGAACAGCATAGGACGCCGAGGCCAAGTGCCCCCTCGAGTTTCCTTGGTGACCTGCAGGGCCACATGTGGCACAATCTGGCCCCTGAGCCTGCAGGGCCCAGGCCACTGCTGCTCTCCAGTGAGGAGGACCCCAGGGCCTGGAAACGCCAGCCCCGCGAGCCTCGGGGCAGGGGCCGCCTGGGAGGCGTCCTGCGCTGGCCCTGGTGCTGGGCAGGGCTCCTCACCTCAGGACGTAGGAGCGGGCAGGCGCACTCTTGTAGATGTACTGTGCCAGCCACCACTGCACTGTCATGTTCCAGTACCGCATGCCATCCCGCACCCGCACGCAGAAGTCTGTGCTGTAGCAGTCGATGTTGCGGATGGTCTCAAAATCGTACTCCAGGGAAGCCGCCTTTTCCGGACTGGGGGTGGAGGATGAGGGTGGGGATAGACATGCAGCTCAGCCAGGCCCCTCCCGAGGCCTGCTCCTGTCCCAGCCCCAGATGCTAAGGAGGGGATTCTGCACCGGCGACAGCCCTCTGGCCGTCAGACTTGCTAGGACCACAGGGGAGGGCAGCCCAGAGGGAGCCTTCGAGAGAGCAGGGTGGGTGGACAGGGCAGCATTCACCAACAGCAGGGGTCTCTTGGTAACCAAGGAGGCCTACCACAGCCACCAAAAGCCTGAGCCTCAAGTCCTTCAGCAATCAGACTCAGTACATTCAGAGAAGCTTCCAAATACGATCCTTCCTGGTGTGGGGCATTGTGGTTGCTAGGGAAGAGTCTAAAAGGCAGTTTGGGGTTGCTAGGGAGACATTCTAGGCCCTGTGACTCTCACTGATTCCTGTTGCTAGGGAAAAGGCATTCCTTAGCAACAAGGCCCAGGCTGTTTAGAAAAGCTTCCAAAGACGGACTTTCTTCCTGGTCCCTGTGATTGTTACAGAAGTGTCACCTCCAGAAATACAGTGGCTTCCAGGTCATTGGCATCATCTGAACCCTCGATGACAGCAACTGAGCCACCCTTTAGAAGCGGGGCCTGGCAGATCTGGAAAAGCCCTGCTTCCTGCCTGTGTTGGGGGGACCTTCCTTCTCTATCAGCTGCAGTCTGCAGTGGTTACCAGGGCAATGGCAGTAAATACACACGGTGGTGGGGGCAGAACAGGATGGCCGCTTGTCACTACTGGGGCCTGGTGGCTCATAATTTACATCAAAGGGCTGCTGCttagccccagccccaggaagggTGACCATGGATTCCAGAGGGTCAGCCCATTCCCAGTTGCCAGGGTGCCACTTCCCTTGGGGGCAGCACTTCCTTGGCAACAAGTTTCTGCCTTCTGACTCACCTAGcaatggtggtgctggggacagggGCAGCATCACTAGCAAGAGGGCCAATCCAGAGTTACGGGGCAGGGGCTCGGCTGGCTTGCGGCAGGAGGAAGGCCCCGGAGGTTGTTGGGAATGGTAAGCCCTCAGGACCGTACAGTCAGGGATGGCAACTAGAACTGCTACGTGGTGACATCCCATGGGGAGGTGACGGCGCCGTGTAACACAGGGCAGTTTGGGTGGCAGGTTCTGGAGCCACAAAGAGCAAGACTTCTGGCACAGAGGGGCTAACAACAGTCCTAGGGAGCCAGCTTCCCTAGCAACAGCAGATGACCCACCCCTACCAAAGGATGGCATCCTTGGTAGGAGGGACAGTATGGTTCTTGGGGTGACGTGTCCCAGGCAACATAGGGACACATGTGGTTGCTAAGATAGCATCTTCCTTCTCCTAGCAACGGAGGGCAATTCACCATAGTGACGGGTGGCAAGCACTTGCGACAAGGGGCGGTCCACGGGTACCAGGAACACCGGTTCCCTACTGACAGGGAAGGCAGCCGGGATGCCGGGGTGACACACCTACACACAGGTAGTGGCCCTGCCCCTGCTCCCCACTCTCCTCCCTGCTAGGGGCAGGGCCAGCCCTTGGTGGTGGGGTCTGCTGGGTCTTGGGAAGCCTCCCTCCCGCCGCCTGACCTGCTGGGGGGTGGGCATTGGAGGGTGGGGCCGCCCCCGGCCCGGGCTTTGGCAGCCACGGGGTAAGCCCCGAAGCCCGCGGCAATGCAGCCGCACTCCGCGGCAATCCAGGCCACGTAGAAGCGCATGCGGAAGGCGAAGAAGACGGGGATCATGTAGAAGAGGCGGGCCGGCAGCGGGCGGGCGTAGAAGGCGTCCTCACGCACGGCCTCCAGCGGGAAGACATGGGAGGACAGCAGGAAGAGCAGGCCAAAGAGCGGGGCCGGCCAGGCGCGGCGCAGCAGTGGCCGCAGGCTGGGCACGGCCTCCGGGAAGGGCTGCTCCAGCCAGTCCAGGTAGGTGCGGTAGCGGAAGAACGGGCctgtggaggtggggagggcagcGGTCAGACGCTCCTGCTGTGTGcggctggggagggggcagagctCAAGTCTGGAGCAGGGAGACAGGGCCAGAGATGGGGACAGGTAAGAGAGATCGAGGACCAGGgacccaaagaaagaaagagggacaaTTAGAGAGGAACAAAGATCCTGGGAAGGAGACAGAAGCGGGCAGGACTTGGAGTTGGGGTGATCTCCTTATCAATGAGTCATAGAAGGTAAAGCAGTGGCCAGAAAAACAGGGGGCGGCAGGGGCTCCCCAGGCATGGCAGGCAGTGAGGACGTGGTTTTCCTGGAGCTCTAGGAGACCGCCGTAGGCCCCTCCAACAGACGAGGGCCCGCTGAACAGTCCACAAGCTCCCTCTGGCTGCGGACCGGCTGGGTGTGGAAAGGGACAGTACAGGGAAACTGGAGACAGTGTGGCTCTTCAGATGTGACAGTGGGCAGCCTAGGGAGCAGCAGCGGGACTAACAGAAGGGGCAGGTGTGGAAAACCTTGCATGTTCACAGAAGACCACGtgttatgattccatttataagaaatgtccagaacaggcacATCTACAGAGACAGAGGTCAGTTAGTGGCATGCAGTGATGGACGGATGGAGGGATGACTAAAGGCATCTTTTTGAGGAGGAAACTGTTCTGCAAATAACCACACAGTGGTGACAGTGCACAACTCTGTGGCTGCACCAAGAGCCAGCGAGTTGTGCGCTTTAAGCAGGTGAATATGCGAACAGCTCACCAAACCCTCAACCTGGAAAACGTTTGTGAGAAATACTTTCTGAAACTGAAAATGGATCCTAAGCTCTGAATACATGTCACCTGGGTGCAGGAACCCAGGTGTGCACATCTGTAAGCCCAACtgatcaggagactgaggcaggaggaaggcaagtttgaagccatcccaggcaatttagcaaaacacgctctcaaaaaaagaaacacgAGGTTTGCACAGGTCTAACTTCTCCACCTCTATTAGCTCATAAGCTAAAGGAGAAAAGTAAGGAATTCTTCAGGCTCAAAAGCATCATTAAACTCTGGGTGGAGAGAGCAACAGAGGGTGACCAAAGTGGACAGGCAACATGCGGAGTAAGCCCACTCACCTGTCATGATTCCCACATAGCAATAGCTGTAGCTCAGCGTCTCCATCAAGGAGGGCACATCGGGCAGAAGCCCCAGGATGGGCCCCTTGCTGAAGCCTGAGGCCATTTCCTTCCTCTGGGCCAGGTGTAGGTCCTGGACCTCACTGGCCAGACTCACCAGCTGGGGGAAGAGGGTAAGCAGGTGGGTCAGCTCCATTTCCCTTAAGCCACCACTCTCAGCAGCAAGGCAGGCTGGGAGGGTACAGCTGGGCTGTAGCCCCACTCCATGGGCAGCTCTGTGCATGAGTGGTGGGAAACACCTCGCGCTGGCAGTGTTCCCCGGGGCTCCGTCCTAggccttcctcttccttctctgtggtCAAGTTCCATCAGACCCACTTCAGATACTGTCCACGTAACTGTTGAAGTTGTCCACCCAACTTCAACCCCAGGCTGGACCTCTCCAGGAATCTGCCTATTGCCATTTACATATGGATGTCTCGCAGGCACCTCAAATTCAACACCTCCCAAGTGGATCACGCTATTACCTGATTCCCACACTGGGTCTTCTAGTCTCCACCCTCAAGAAAGCTAACAACATCCACTTACTTGCCCAGGATGGAACACTCACTTGCTCCTAGACTAAATTCCTCAACTCTTCAGTCTGTTCCCTTTCTGCAGACTGCAGCCTGAGGATATTCTACCTGCCTCTCCAGATCTCCCTAACCATTC contains:
- the Mboat7 gene encoding lysophospholipid acyltransferase 7 isoform X2 — protein: MGGSSCGPGTHLVHLWSPHFAFSDHHPWDLGPHSGPALLVSLASEVQDLHLAQRKEMASGFSKGPILGLLPDVPSLMETLSYSYCYVGIMTGPFFRYRTYLDWLEQPFPEAVPSLRPLLRRAWPAPLFGLLFLLSSHVFPLEAVREDAFYARPLPARLFYMIPVFFAFRMRFYVAWIAAECGCIAAGFGAYPVAAKARAGGGPTLQCPPPSSPEKAASLEYDFETIRNIDCYSTDFCVRVRDGMRYWNMTVQWWLAQYIYKSAPARSYVLRSAWTMLLSAYWHGLHPGYYLSFLTIPLCLAAEGCLESALRWRLSPGGQQAWDWVHWFLKMRAYDYMCMGFVLLSMGDTLRYWSSIYFCIHFVALACLVLGLALGGGSPSRRKTAPQAAGLAPEKLREE